The following is a genomic window from Fundulus heteroclitus isolate FHET01 chromosome 16, MU-UCD_Fhet_4.1, whole genome shotgun sequence.
GTTTAAAGCAGTAAGTTGTTGATGCACCCCAGCAGACATGTCCAAGACGATTGGAAAACTGAGACCATCCATACTTTGGAGAAATATTGTGATCAAGTCATAGTCTGATGTGATGGGGTCTTAGGGAAGAAACGTTAGCTGTTGTGCAGATTTGACCAAAGCAACACAAATAACTCACCAATGAATCCCATGCTGCGTCCCAAGACAAAGATACCATTAAGGGCACCGATTTCAACAAACTCATCTGCCTCATCTCTGTTGGATACAAAGGGGAAAGggttattttatattatatatggaCAATTATGTGTACGGTCATTTTGATTGGCTTTACTCTTTAGTATGTAACTTATTTTCTGACCGTGTAAATCCTCCACACGTTCTGAGCAAGTCCACAAACGCCACACCAATGAGGCCATCCACATTCAAGATCAGGTTGGGCTTCTGGTTAACACAGGGACAACAAGAGTGAATGCAATGCAACAGAGTGTTGATGACGCATTAAAGCAaacgtagggctggacgataattcaacaaCAATATATTTTGATCGATcaacgtatatcgatgatagaaaaaaaaggatcaataaaaagttcaatagaatagcagttttccttccttatgcattttagccatgtaggttaatattacagtcattacatcctcccaaccaatcacaaacgcagactcCGGAACaaagctccgcccctttcaaaggtttcagagagcatgcgttctttttctttttttaaaaacttgtagttttggtaaaaagtttggttgaataaagggttgcgtttgaattcagtgtttgtgtgttctctatctaaaaataagtcgctaaGCAAAGGCATAAAAttgccagggctgcacttaaaatatatgttttaaaattgtcgatatttattgatatcgatcaatatgatttctattttatcgatatgcttattttctatatcgtccagccctaagcaaaacatttcaaattctTACTTTTGAGGTGGTGATCTTCTCCACTTCTAAAGCATAGTCTAGAAGTTGTGAGGAAGGAAAGTTCTGCCTCGCAAAGTCCTTTAAGATCTGGACTCTCATGTCGGGATTGTTTATCTGAAGAAGCAGAGGAAATGCTGTTCTGTTTAAACACCCAACATTTAAAGtaggctttattttttttaaaatgggaaCTCTACCTGTGTACTCCCTTGAGCCATAAATACTACTCACCGACTTAACCCTGTGTCCAATGCCCATGATCAGCTTTCCGTCCTTCTTCATCTTGTTGACAAACTCCATGGGCAGCATGCCGCTATCAAACGCATGGCTGAACTGCTTTGCAGCAGCATCAAGAGCTCCTCCAAATCTGTCCCCCTGAAGAAACAACAAAGGATGGGAGAGGTTTCCTCTTTGCCTTGCGGTGGTCCTACCTAGGCGTGTTAatattgaaaataataataatcaaaatgtCACACAATGGTGAGGAGGCCAGAGGTGAGGCTGGAGATTAAATCTTTGCCAGCTCGGGCACAGACGATAGTGTTGTGTGCACCGGACACAGCGGGGCCGTGATCCGCGGTGACCATCAGGCACATCTCAATAAACTGACAGGCGTACTTCGGGAGCCTGCGCATAAAGAGgtgaaattacaaaaataaacctgTATGTGGATCAGGAATCCCTGAGGTGCGCTTTTTACTGAGCACCGGCAGATAGGCCTGACCTCCGCTGGAACCAAAGCAGGCCCAGAGTTCCTCCCAGGCCAATTTCTGACTTGAAGACCTCAGTGATGGGCATGCCGGCATAGAGGAGCTCTTGGCCTCTCTCGTCACAAATGCTGGTCATAAAAGAAGCAGGTTTACGTATCAGACCCAGCTCCTGGACAGCAGACAGGGAGAAACACGTACTTTCATCATTCATCGGTTCATTTAACGTATTATCGAAAAGTATGGGAAACATGTTTCTTGCTGCCGTACTCACTCGCGCCCATGAGTAATCCATTGGTACGGTGGGCGGAGGCACCTCTTCAGCTGGCTGGATTACTCCTTTGGAAACAAGGTCATCATACACAGATCTGCACAAGgaataacacaaaacaataaaatacagaatCACCAGTAAAAATATACCCTCATTGTGCATCGGTTTTTccaaatttatttatgtttcagcCTCATTCACTAACAGAATAAAGCAATTTCCCCAAAACTCTTCACACAGCATCAGAAAGTCTGACAAACTGTTCCTGGATCaactcttttgtttctttggctCTGTGAAGAAGGGTAATTGCTGTAAGATCAATTGTTGTCGTGCTCTGAAGTCCTGAGCACCCTGGGGCAAATTCTTCTTGAAGGATCTCTCTATATTTGGTTATCATGATCTTACATTTTATACAGACTCGTTTTTCAGTTCTTGGTGCAGATGAACCTCCAGACACAATGATGCTGGCACCACTGTGCTTCACAGCAAGCATGGCATTAGCCAGGAGGAGTTCAGGCCAAAACGATTaattttggtttcatcagacTGGAGAAGGTTGATTCTCCTGGTTGGACAACCTCTAACTCTTCAGCACAACTCAGCTGGGCTGCTATGGGCCATCTAGCCATGGTTCCATACATTTGGTTTGCTTTATCTTTCATTTGTAATACATTTGccaacatttcaaaccaaaaccTTTACGTTATGGGGTATTATGTGTTGACTTCTGATGGGGAATAAGGCTGGGATATTAAAATGTGGCAAAGGTGAAGCACggtgaatatttttttgtatgtgctGCTGCACGTCCTGATTACACCACAGGAATGATAAACCGCTGGAATAAGCATAGCTGTGCACTCACTTGATGACCTCTCCCAGCTCATCAAAGCTCTTTGGGACGTAGGCACCAGCCTCTTTCAGAGCCTTGTTCTTGGCTACAGCTGTTTCAGAGGCCTGGTTGGCACAAGCTCCTGCATGGCCAAACTGTACCTGATAGTGAAAGAAACGTACCAGAGAATAAAGTTAAAAGACCTCTTTAATTTGTGAACTATCTCAACATCCAGTTGTAGAATTTGACTGAAACAAAGTGGACCCTGAAGCTACCCTCTTACCTCTGAGGAGAACATGGTGGCGCAGGTACCAATACACCAGCACACTACTGGCTTGGTAATTCTGCCCTGTTTAATAGCCTGGCAAATCTTGTATTCTTCTGTCCCACCAATCTGAAATAAAGTGTGTTGGAGGATAGATATAAAACTAGACATGGATCGGTTACCAGTATTAAGGCAtatcaaggttttaaaaagtttggaatccaaaacagacaaaaaaaaaaaaatattatattgcttttatgtttcaaaGAGCTTTTAATGAGCAGTTGTCTGTGACTGTACGTAGCATAGAGTAGCACAGTattaccccccacccccacctgttTCTAACCACTGCTTGTCAGCTGGCTGCAAGTACACTTTTCTTCCTCATTTATAACAAAGCGATATGGACATTTTTCAATAGCACAAAGAAGGTAttgtcagtttaaaaaaataatcatatatatattacGGAAGACAATAGTCAttttcattacatttattttaagacttttgtttgtttcaatACCATTAAACCGTGGTGTTACAAAAGTGAAAAGCCTGATTTGGGCCCATACCTAGACAAGGTTTAGTCATAATAAGGCTTACTCCCAGCAAAGAGGGAAACCCTTCTCACCTCTCCAAGCACAACAATCATCTTCACTCCAGGAGTGTCTTGGTAGCGCAGAACATGGTCAGTAAACACAGAGCCTGGATATCTGCAGGAAAGATCCGCAACTGCTCAAACATACAAGCTTAAATTAATTCATGTACACTGATTAGTCACTTTATTAGGTGGATCTGTTCAACTGATTAACACAAATAGCAAATCATCCAATCAGATGGCAGCAACTTAGTGCACTTAGCCATTAAGACGTGAAAAAGATAACTGACTGAAGTTCAAACCAAACAGCAGAATCGGGAGGAAaggagatttaaatgacattatatatatatatatatatatatatatatatatatatatatatatatatatatatatatatatatatatatatatatatatatgcactgGTTGAGTATTTCAGCAAAATTCACTAAGCAGCAGCTGTTTGGATAGAAATTTCTTATTGATTTCAAAGGAGAATTGGCAGACTTGTTTGTTGAGAACAGCAACTGTACCTTAAATAATCGCTACTTACAACCGAGGCATGCAGAAAACTAATTCTGATTGCAGAAACCATCTAAACATTAGACAGACGGGCCACAGTAGCAGAAGAACACACGGGGTTCCACTCTTCTTAGCTTAGACCTTTCTGACCACAGGGGCCTATAATGCACTTAACCCTTAAGtgcatttaaaaaggaaaataactaataatcctaaaaatgctATGTTCTACATCTACGTTTTGTTCTTCTCGATGGAGCATTTGCCTCCAACCACAATCAAAATCACTCTGTTCAGGTAGCcctatttatctgaatatttatttattttattttttgacaagcCAGAATGAAAACCAgctgaaatgtaaaaatgttaggagtagaaAGTACACAAAAATGAATATGTAAGgagaagaagtaaaaagtaggctAAATAATAAGTACCCAAGTAAAGTATAAGTCACCAAGATTTCTACCTAAGTAAGGTAACAAAGTATCTGTTCTtggttacttgacacctctgcagCTGGTTCAGTGTACTCTGATGACCTCCACTGTCACAGTTTCCCAATCCAATAGAGAGCCTTTACTGATGAGgtcatcatggatgtgcagcaaATTAATCTGCTACAACAGTGCCAATATGGACCAATATCTCTAAGGAATGTTTCTGACACCTCATTAAATGAAGtcaaaggtaaaaaacaaaaagaaggtcCAATCCAGGAGCAAAATGTTCCTAATAAAGTGGCTAGTGACTGTACATCAAAACTTACACACCTGTCGCCGCCGATGGCCACGCCCTCAAACACACCATCAGTAGTGCGGGAGATGATGTTGTTGAGTTCGTTGGACATGCCGCCCGAGCGGGACACGTAGGCCACGCTGCCCGGACGGTAGAGCTTGGAGGCCAGAATATTGTCCAGCATGCCTCCAGTGTTACCAATCTTGAAGCAGCCGGGCTTTATCCCTCCAACCTAAAACAAAAACGACTCCCTTGTAGGTTTCTTTCACTGAAATAACACAGATCTATCTGCAACTATCCAACGAGAGAGGAGGATGCAAGCCTAACCGTAGCAGGCCCAATGAGGGTGACACCTTTCTCATCTGCAGCTTTAATGATCTTCCTTGTGTGTGCTTCAGGGATTCCCTCAGCAATAATGGCAATGGTTCGAATCTGACAATTAAAGAGAAGGGCTTTATCTAATCTCTTTAAATGAGAAAAGTCTTCCATCCTGCCACAGCACAATCTATACCTGAGGGTACTGCATGGTCTCCATGGTGCTTTCGAAGGCTGAGCGCAAAGAGGCAAAACTGATGAGCACATCCACATCCGGGTGCTTCTTCATGGCGTCGCTCATGTTTTTATACACGGGGATGAGGATCTCTTTATGGCCCCAGTAGAATTTCTGCTTGTGGTCACCACTGGAGGGCATCCAAGAACACAAATATTCATGGCACACCCCAGCTACAGCGGGTTCGTCTTCAGGAATTAAACATGCAAGGAGGGGTATCCTCACGTGAAAGGGTAGATCAGGGCGGACACGGATGGCTCATCCCTGGAGCAAACGTAGTCGAAGTCCAGCATCCCCTGCACTGCTCGAGTCTGCATACCCCACACCAGAGCTTTTGTGTGTTTGGTGAAGAGGGTAGAGGCCTTAGCTAAAGGGGGGAAAATCACTCAGAGATAGAATCTGACCACGTAAAATGGTGTCAATGTGTTTAAGGCAAGGcatggcaaatttatttgtatagcacaattcagtacagagacaatgccaagtgctttgcatgattaaaatacaggaaaataaaacagaatataagcaagtaggaattaaatgtagaaacaaaatagaacatcgATAAACAGTTGGagtaaaaaagttgaactaatgctgTTTCAGTTGAACAGTTTAACTATAACAGTCAAAAACAGTcctgaataaatgtgtttttaatcttgatttaaaagaactcaggatttctgcacttttacagttttctggaagtttgttccagataagtggagcataggaactaaatgctgcttctccatgtttggttctggttctggttctgcagagcaggctggagccagaggaccttagtggtctggagggttgatacactgataacaagtctgtgatgtatttaggtgctaagccattcagggatttatagactaacagaagtagtgaaaacttttgttttaagtacaacttaaaacaaaaaaaacaaaaacatattttaaacatatttcctAGTGTGACAGTGTATGTTAATAATATTGTTGCAGTGTTTGGATTGCAGTTTCTTCTTGCTGTCCAAAGAGGGGGCTCTAACACCTTAACTCTACAGTGGTGACAAGCTTCTGTCTGATGAGATAAAAGCTGAAGAATTCAGGAGGTAAAGGTTTTTGGCAGTGCAACAGCTCGCAAATATACTCACCAACCGGCACTCCAGTTTTCACCTTCTTGACTGGCGAGCCCTCAACATTGGCTTTGTTTTCAGAAGGGGCTTTTCTCCTGGATGTCGGagtctgtaaaaaacaaaacgaatAAAACAACCTGCGGCCTTTCGTTCACTTTAAACCTCATAAGCTGATTTTGATCCTGGTTTCTGAATAATGGAGCATCAGGCCTTTAGGTTATTTTATAAACCTTCACTGAACATCCATTTTAAGTGTTGCTGTTCCTCACATCGCATGTATGCCACCGGCTTTCCAAAAGATGACTTGCAAATTTCCAGAGCAACACGCTTCGATTTAGGCTTAAACTGGAAACTCTGACAAAACCTGGTCCATAAAAATACGTTTTACATATAGGATTTTCTGATTGCAATATTGTACAATTTAAAGttcatatttcatttgttttcaatGTACATCCAAGGAAAACTGAgaactgcacacacacatattaaGGTCCAAGCACACTCCTTTTGCTGAAATCCTTTACTGTGCACATTTTTAATGGAAGCCTCGAGGGGGGGAAAGTGCATGGCTCTGCTGACTGAATAAGAGCGGTGTACAATCCTCTGCAATATCCTTACACAAAAGCGCTACAGGGCTTGTGATAATCTGATTCACTAAAAGGACGAGACAGCAGGAGCTGAAACAGTGGCTGCTGTGCCAGCCCTCCGTTCACCAAGACTGCAGGAGCTGACCCAAGTTGACTGTGAGCCAACTTGGTTGGGGTGCATGTCGTACCaatgtgctgctgctggagttAAGGAGGAagttggcagtgtgggcagcaACGGGAGGCTGGTTGGGAATTGGCCGGTGACCCAGAGCCATGCCAACGATGGCAGTCATGTGGGTTTCTGTGCCAAAGACGTGAATAGGGATCCCGGTGGTTTTTCCTGCGAGGGAATCAATATCACGATGAGACGATCAACGTGTACTTCTGGAAAActttaatacaatacaaaatgtaaaaaagcaaGAACGTTAAAAGAACGTACCAACTTCTCCCATCACTCTGAGACCCTCCTGATAATTGGGACCGCCCCGACGAACAAATATAGTGACTTCATGCTCCTTCAGTGGTCCCTGATAGTCTTTAATAGCTCGAACGATCCCCTGCACCAAACATAGATAACTTTGGGGATTAACTTGAAACAGAGGGGTGATAAAGAAAATTCACATACAGAAACCTGCATGCTCCATAATGTGAATaacaagtgtttaaaaaaagttttgcattGTAGAAACAATGGCTACAGAGGCCCCAAAGTGCCACAActccataaataaataaatacttaaatgcATAATTAATCAAAATTAGAAACAATATAGAAATTGTTAGATATAATAGTAAATATGCAACAATGATAATGtctataatataaaaaaactaaatacaagATAAATATAGTCCAagtaaaatatctgtttttatttacattaagcatttttgttttacttggtcattatttcatgtttgtgtgtgtgtgtgtgtgtgtgtgtgtgtgtgtgtgtgtcaacaCATTATGAATTTATGTTAGTTGATTTGCTGTGCatgtaccttgcaaaagtatttctcCCTCTTGGCTAaatctgtaatttaaatgttatttattcgTGATTAATGTGCAAAATttgcacaaaatagtctaagtttataaagtgtttaaaaaaagttttgcattGTAGAAACAATGGCTATAGAGGCCCCAAAGTGCCACAActccataaataaataaatacttaaatgcATAATTAATCAAAATTAGAAACAATATAGAAATTGTTAGATATAATAGTAAATGTGCAACAATGATAATGtctataatataaaaaaaaaacctaaatacaagataaatatagtccaaataaaatatctgttttatttacattaagCATTTTTGTTTCACTTGGTCATTATttcgtgtttgtgtgtgtgtgtgtgtgtgtgtgtgtgtgtgtgtggcaacACATTATGAATTTATGTTATCTGTTAGTTGATTTGCTGCGCaggtaccttgcaaaagtatttctcCCTCTTGGCTAaatctgtaatttaaatgttatttattcatgATTAATGCGCAAAATttgcacaaaatagtctaagtttataaagtgaaataaaaaaaatatttataacaaaaaagttaaaaaatatttctaaaaatgaAAGTCGGCATCTGCATATGTATCTGTCTACTTTGCTATGAAGCTTCtaaaaagttctggtgcaaTTACCTTCCAAAGTCAGATAATTAGTCTAATGAAGTGCACCTGTGTGAATTAAGTGTCATATGATCTGCCAGTATAAACACATCTTTACTGAAAGGCCCAAGAGGCTGCAGCTCCTGTAAACAAGCAACATCCCTCCATGATGACTAAGGAGCCCTTCAAACAAGTCAGCGACAAAGCTGATGAAAAGTACAAGTCAGGGCAgggttataaaaaaatattcaaatctttAATGTTCCCCCGAAGAACCAACAAAGCCTTCATCTTTAAAAGAAAGCACACAGAACCACCAaaaaacctgccaagagagagCCGCCCGCCAATACCTAGTATTAAAAACAGGACTGTATGCTGGCAACTCACCAAATGGAAGGAGAATGGTGCTCTTGTCAGATGagattaaaattaaactttttggccACCAAGGAAAATGGTATGTCTGGAGCAAatccaacacatcccatcacctCAAGAACATTATCCCCACCCTTTGATTTGTGAGTGGGATGGAGGGTTGCTGTCCCGTGGGGCGATGAGCTAAAATACTCCTAAAGCAACGCTCCAGATTTAAGGCGAAATATTTAATTGCGTTGGAATGGctaagtcaaagtccagacctcagtcCAATCCAATTACTTTGTGGAGCTGGAAAAGATGGCTCCACAAAACACtgacttatttttctttcttttttcttgggggggggggggggggggcagttgtGCGAACTCAGGTGTTCTGTTATCTTGTCCTATGTactgtttgtttaaaagaaaaaaaagtacatcttcaaagttataggcatgttctgtaaatgaaatgatgcaaattctcaaacaatccattttaattcaggttgtgaggcaacaaacaTGAAAACTTAATTTGGatgttgaatacttttgcaagtatACTGTACACAACAACCTCAGTGTGTGTTTGAAGGGACACTGTAACAGTTTACATTATCTTTAACGGTACAATTCATGCAAGGTTTGTGAAAGAATGAAATGGTGAAAGAAATATGATTTTTaaacatgatttctttttaaatcgtATTACAGTTTTAATACATTTGAGGAAATTGTGTGATCACTgaattaatcaatttttttgacacatttaaataagtctagaaacattttcttcttcttacagttcatttttattcttagtgttaacttttgatttgaaagaaaaacagtcccttaataaataaaaataaacttctatgTCAGACTTATTGGAACACTTAAAATTTCCAAAAGTAAATCTGAAGTaagcattgttttattattatgtcATACAACTATTCCCTATTAATCCATGGCTTCCAGTTTCTCTGGGTGTATGTTGTGACACATTAGCCCATGTTCTTTAACCACCCTTCAAAATTGGAAAGATAGAGAAACAACATTTTCAAGCCAGGACTCAAAAAAACCCAGGACCCTGAAtgatctaaagcaggggtgtcaaactcatttctatattagcccactttggcatcatgaagtcattcaaagggccggttgcacatgtatagatgatacttttgatttcataatttcattccagttcgcataaaaatgtaaaaaacaaaaaaaagaattcaCAGAAACATAAAACTAGCACCCTTAAGCctagtttatacagtttatctgcataaaaagttgatattggggtgagttactcTTTAAACTCATCATCCTGCATCACGTTTTCtcattttggaca
Proteins encoded in this region:
- the aclya gene encoding ATP-citrate synthase encodes the protein MSAKAISEQTGKEYLYKFICTSAPVQNRFRYANVTTQTDFQRLALEHPWLLTERLVVKPDQLIKRRGKLGLVGVNLDLNGVKEWLKPRLMKETMVGKAKGVLKNFLIEPFVPHLQEEEFYVCIYAAREGDYVLFHHEGGVDVGDVDSKAQKLLIGVDEKISEDQVKKELLAKAPSDKKAILASFIVGLFNLYEDLFFTYLEINPLVVTKDGVYVLDMAAKIDATADYICKSKWGDVEFPPPFGREAYPEEAYIADLDAKSGASLKLTLLNPLGRIWTMVAGGGASVVYSDTICDLGGVNELANYGEYSGAPSEQQTYDYAKTILSLMTRDKHPDGKVLIIGGSIANFTNVAATFKGIVRAIKDYQGPLKEHEVTIFVRRGGPNYQEGLRVMGEVGKTTGIPIHVFGTETHMTAIVGMALGHRPIPNQPPVAAHTANFLLNSSSSTLTPTSRRKAPSENKANVEGSPVKKVKTGVPVAKASTLFTKHTKALVWGMQTRAVQGMLDFDYVCSRDEPSVSALIYPFTGDHKQKFYWGHKEILIPVYKNMSDAMKKHPDVDVLISFASLRSAFESTMETMQYPQIRTIAIIAEGIPEAHTRKIIKAADEKGVTLIGPATVGGIKPGCFKIGNTGGMLDNILASKLYRPGSVAYVSRSGGMSNELNNIISRTTDGVFEGVAIGGDRYPGSVFTDHVLRYQDTPGVKMIVVLGEIGGTEEYKICQAIKQGRITKPVVCWCIGTCATMFSSEVQFGHAGACANQASETAVAKNKALKEAGAYVPKSFDELGEVIKSVYDDLVSKGVIQPAEEVPPPTVPMDYSWARELGLIRKPASFMTSICDERGQELLYAGMPITEVFKSEIGLGGTLGLLWFQRRLPKYACQFIEMCLMVTADHGPAVSGAHNTIVCARAGKDLISSLTSGLLTIGDRFGGALDAAAKQFSHAFDSGMLPMEFVNKMKKDGKLIMGIGHRVKSINNPDMRVQILKDFARQNFPSSQLLDYALEVEKITTSKKPNLILNVDGLIGVAFVDLLRTCGGFTRDEADEFVEIGALNGIFVLGRSMGFIGHYLDQKRLKQGLYRHPWDDISYVLPEHMSI